In the Denticeps clupeoides unplaced genomic scaffold, fDenClu1.1, whole genome shotgun sequence genome, one interval contains:
- the mettl27 gene encoding methyltransferase-like protein 27 → MCSPARTFVDVKKVILSAHEDTGALDKVGFYDSWAENYEQDVAILDYRAPALAAQCVSAFFQGDRSGAEVLDVACGTGLVSAQLRETGFQLFTGVDGSEAMLQVAKSRGIYQNLHKCILGTEQLPVQSGLYDVVVIVGALSVGQVPVSVLQELWLATKPGGYVCMTTRGNSDNLDYKAELEHALGALEGRGCWRRVAVMEVAQWERAVSHLESGYIPGAVFLYQKRAA, encoded by the exons ATGTGCAGCCCTGCCAGGACCTTTGTGGACGTGAAGAAGGTCATCCTGTCCGCCCACGAAGACAccggcgctctggataaagtcGGGTTCTACGACTCGTGGGCCGAGAACTACGAGCAG GACGTGGCCATTCTGGACTACCGCGCTCCGGCCTTGGCCGCCCAGTGCGTCAGCGCCTTTTTCCAGGGTGACCGGAGCGGCGCTGAGGTTCTGGACGTGGCCTGCGGGACAGGACTGGTCTCTGCACAG ctcAGAGAGACGGGGTTCCAGCTCTTCACCGGAGTGGACGGAAGCGAAGCCATGCTGCAGGTGGCCAAATCCAGGGGCATTTACCAGAACCTGCACAAGTGCATCCTGGGAACGGAGCAACTTCCTGTCCAGTCAG GACTTTATGACGTCGTTGTCATTGTCGGAGCTCTGAGCGTTGGCCAGGTTCCGGTCTCGGTTCTACAGGAACTGTGGTTGGCAACAAAGCCAG GGGGGTACGTGTGCATGACCACGCGCGGGAACTCGGACAACCTGGACTACAAGGCCGAGCTGGAGCACGCGCTGGGGGCGCtggaggggcggggctgctGGCGGCGTGTGGCCGTGATGGAGGTGGCGCAGTGGGAACGGGCCGTGTCGCATCTCGAGAGCGGCTACATCCCCGGAGCCGtgttcctgtaccagaaacgCGCCGCGTGA
- the LOC114780392 gene encoding claudin-4-like, with protein sequence MVSAGRQMMGLMLGFTGFVGTVVVCALPMWKVTAFINANIITAQVTWEGLWMNCVVQTTGQMQCKVYDSVLILNEDLQAARALVVVAIGVGIFAIVLGAMGGKCTNFVDNESSKARVGVSGGVMFIVSGVLVLVPVCWTAHNIIRDFYNPQLLDAQRRELGASLFVGGAAAGLLFLGGGLLCSSCPRNREVPYGAKYSQARPGSSQAYV encoded by the coding sequence ATGGTCTCGGCGGGGAGGCAGATGATGGGCCTCATGTTGGGCTTCACCGGCTTCGTTGGCACCGTAGTCGTCTGCGCCCTGCCCATGTGGAAGGTGACGGCCTTCATCAACGCCAACATCATCACGGCCCAGGTGACCTGGGAGGGCCTGTGGATGAACTGCGTGGTCCAGACCACGGGCCAGATGCAGTGCAAGGTGTACGACTCGGTCCTCATCCTCAACGAGGACCTGCAGGCCGCGCGGGCGCTGGTGGTGGTCGCCATCGGCGTGGGCATCTTCGCCATCGTGCTCGGCGCCATGGGCGGGAAGTGCACCAACTTCGTGGACAACGAGTCCAGCAAGGCCAGGGTGGGCGTGTCCGGCGGCGTGATGTTCATCGTCTCCGGAGTCCTGGTCCTGGTGCCCGTGTGCTGGACGGCCCACAACATCATCCGGGACTTCTACAACCCGCAGCTGCTGGACGCCCAGCGGCGCGAGCTGGGCGCCTCGCTGTTCGTGGGCGGGGCCGCCGCCGGCCTGCTCTTCCTGGGCGGCGGCCTCCTCTGCAGCTCCTGCCCCCGGAACCGGGAGGTTCCGTACGGCGCCAAGTACTCGCAGGCGCGGCCCGGCAGCAGCCAGGCGTACGTGTGA